From one Thalassospira lucentensis genomic stretch:
- the rmuC gene encoding DNA recombination protein RmuC translates to MDPISLAAGAIAAFVVALVFSVLMVKRTKEAAMAEAESRTALLAAQLDQADEARRELVSELATTRNRLSEEAEKRAIAETRLEKEREATTEKLAMLDDARTKLLDSFKALSSDALKVNNDEFMKLARENFSRMQEGAKGDLEKRQQAIDGLVKPIQERLQAFDTKVNELENSRKEAYGELRNQVGQLVESQTRLSKETQTLSSALRSSSSVSGKWGELQLRRIVELAGMLKHCDFEEQVHFNTDEGAQKPDMVIHLPGGKNIVVDAKAPTSAYLEAIEEKHDDIRREALMGTYVTNVRKVISDLSKKSYWKSVDSPEFVVLFLPGESFFSAALERDPRLIEDSFRDGVILATPTTLLGLLKAVAYGWRQEALAENARDISEIGQQLFDRLGTLAKNFASMGKSLESTVKNYNKTLGTLEGTVLVSARKLKEKHIVADDRAIEEPLHAETHVREITKTELLGAPSDLLTGETGDDDDETAHTGTDHG, encoded by the coding sequence ATGGATCCGATCTCTCTTGCAGCGGGCGCAATTGCGGCATTTGTCGTCGCACTGGTTTTCAGTGTGCTGATGGTCAAACGCACCAAAGAAGCCGCGATGGCCGAGGCAGAGTCGCGAACCGCCCTTCTGGCGGCGCAACTTGATCAGGCTGATGAAGCCCGTCGCGAACTGGTATCTGAACTGGCGACCACGCGTAACCGGCTTTCCGAAGAAGCCGAAAAACGCGCCATTGCCGAAACCAGACTGGAAAAAGAACGCGAAGCCACCACCGAAAAGCTCGCAATGCTTGATGATGCGCGGACCAAACTGCTTGATAGCTTCAAGGCATTGTCGTCTGACGCGCTTAAAGTCAACAATGACGAGTTCATGAAGCTGGCACGCGAAAATTTCTCGCGGATGCAGGAAGGGGCCAAAGGCGATCTGGAAAAACGCCAGCAGGCAATTGACGGGCTCGTCAAACCGATCCAGGAACGATTGCAGGCTTTCGATACCAAGGTCAACGAACTGGAAAATTCGCGCAAGGAAGCTTACGGCGAATTGCGCAATCAGGTCGGTCAACTGGTCGAATCGCAAACCCGTCTGTCCAAGGAAACCCAGACGCTTAGCTCCGCCCTGCGGTCAAGCTCGTCGGTATCTGGAAAATGGGGTGAACTGCAATTGCGCCGGATCGTTGAACTGGCCGGGATGCTCAAACATTGCGATTTCGAAGAGCAGGTGCATTTCAATACCGACGAAGGTGCGCAGAAGCCGGACATGGTCATTCATCTGCCGGGCGGCAAAAACATTGTTGTCGACGCCAAGGCCCCGACATCGGCCTATCTTGAGGCGATCGAGGAAAAGCACGACGATATCCGCCGCGAGGCCCTGATGGGCACCTATGTCACCAATGTGCGCAAGGTGATTTCGGACCTTTCGAAGAAATCCTATTGGAAATCAGTCGATTCTCCGGAATTTGTTGTTCTGTTCCTGCCCGGTGAAAGCTTCTTCTCGGCAGCACTTGAACGCGATCCACGCCTGATCGAAGACAGCTTCCGCGATGGCGTCATTCTGGCAACGCCGACGACCCTGCTCGGGCTTCTGAAGGCCGTGGCTTATGGCTGGCGTCAGGAAGCTCTTGCCGAAAATGCCCGTGATATCAGCGAAATCGGTCAGCAGCTTTTTGATCGTCTGGGGACCCTTGCCAAAAACTTTGCCTCTATGGGCAAGTCGCTTGAAAGCACGGTCAAAAACTACAACAAGACTCTTGGCACGCTTGAAGGCACGGTACTGGTGTCCGCCCGCAAGCTTAAGGAAAAGCATATCGTTGCCGATGATCGCGCCATCGAAGA
- a CDS encoding universal stress protein — protein sequence MTHLIALIDGSGYSQSVRDLTCWVAKRTEASVELMHVLGRRGVGSEPADLSGNLKLGARSALLQELADLDEQKAKLELKRGRLLLEEAKSGLEEAGLSSVTSKLRHGDLIDAIGEFEGDADLIIIGKRGEAADFAKLHLGSNLERVVRSATKPVLVASRAFKPISKFLIAFDGGESAMKAVRHIAGGKLFTGLPCVLLCVGKPTDSLQEKLDDTAALLRKAGYEVEAGFEAGEPEDVIKNRIESDNIDLLVMGAYGHSRIRNLIIGSTTTEMVRSCQVPVMMFR from the coding sequence ATGACACATCTGATCGCACTGATCGATGGATCGGGCTATTCGCAAAGCGTTCGCGACCTGACCTGCTGGGTAGCCAAACGCACCGAAGCATCGGTTGAACTGATGCATGTGTTGGGTCGCCGCGGCGTGGGCTCCGAACCCGCCGACCTTAGTGGTAACCTGAAACTTGGTGCACGTAGCGCCCTTTTGCAGGAACTGGCCGACCTTGATGAACAGAAGGCCAAGCTAGAGCTAAAACGCGGGCGGCTGTTGCTTGAAGAAGCCAAATCGGGCCTTGAAGAAGCTGGACTTTCATCCGTTACCTCCAAGCTTCGTCATGGCGATCTGATTGATGCAATTGGCGAGTTTGAAGGCGATGCCGACCTGATCATCATTGGCAAGCGGGGCGAGGCCGCCGATTTTGCCAAACTGCATCTGGGATCAAATCTTGAACGGGTTGTCCGGTCTGCGACCAAACCGGTTCTGGTCGCATCGCGCGCGTTCAAACCGATCAGCAAGTTCCTGATTGCGTTTGATGGTGGTGAAAGTGCGATGAAGGCGGTACGCCATATTGCGGGTGGCAAGCTTTTTACAGGGCTTCCATGCGTTTTGCTGTGCGTTGGCAAACCAACTGACAGCCTTCAGGAAAAGCTTGATGACACGGCAGCCCTTCTGCGCAAGGCGGGCTACGAGGTCGAGGCCGGTTTCGAAGCCGGTGAGCCCGAAGACGTGATTAAAAACCGTATCGAAAGCGACAATATCGATCTTCTGGTCATGGGCGCCTATGGCCATTCGCGCATCCGCAACCTGATCATTGGCAGCACGACGACCGAAATGGTCCGGTCCTGTCAGGTGCCGGTAATGATGTTCCGCTAG
- a CDS encoding SulP family inorganic anion transporter codes for MNTDFLPRLRAEWLGNIRGDVLSGLVVALALIPEAIAFSIIAGVDPKVGLYASFSIAVITAIFGGRPGMISAATAATAVLMGSLVRDHGLDYLLAATVLAGVIQMLAGALRLGNLMRFVSKSVMTGFVNALAILIFMAQLPELTGVSYMTYVMVAGGLAIIYLFPRITKIVPSPLICIIVLTILSLFIDGDLRTVGDMGALPDAFPAIYLPDVPLNLDTFLIILPYSAAVAAVGLLESLMTAQIVDELTDTPSNRIRECYGQGIANFFTGFIGGMAGCAMIGQSVINVKSGGRCRLSTFLAGIFLLILIVVLGDLVAIIPMAALVAIMIMVSIGTFSWSSIKNLREHPRSSSIVMLATVVTVVGTHNLAIGVLIGVLLSGIFFAWKIAQIFRVTSTLSADGTQRTYEVRGQIFFASVEDFTKAFDFREALDKVTIDVSHAHIWDISSVSALDMVVLKFRREGAEVELIGLNEASETIVDKLAIHDKPGALERLMGH; via the coding sequence GTGAATACCGATTTCCTTCCGCGTTTGCGGGCCGAATGGCTTGGCAATATCCGTGGTGATGTGCTTTCGGGCCTTGTGGTGGCACTTGCACTGATCCCCGAAGCCATTGCGTTTTCCATCATCGCCGGGGTCGATCCCAAGGTCGGGCTTTATGCATCCTTCTCGATTGCAGTGATTACCGCGATCTTTGGTGGACGGCCGGGCATGATTTCGGCTGCCACCGCGGCAACCGCCGTGCTGATGGGATCGCTTGTGCGCGATCACGGACTTGATTACCTGCTGGCGGCAACCGTGCTTGCCGGGGTGATCCAGATGCTGGCCGGGGCGCTTCGGCTTGGAAACCTGATGCGGTTTGTCTCGAAATCGGTGATGACGGGCTTTGTCAACGCGCTCGCCATTCTGATTTTCATGGCGCAATTGCCGGAACTGACCGGTGTCAGTTACATGACATATGTGATGGTCGCGGGCGGACTTGCGATTATTTACCTGTTCCCGCGGATCACGAAAATTGTCCCCTCGCCATTGATCTGCATTATCGTTCTGACGATCCTGTCCCTGTTTATCGATGGTGATCTACGCACGGTCGGCGATATGGGTGCATTGCCCGATGCCTTCCCGGCGATTTACCTGCCTGATGTGCCGCTGAACCTTGATACCTTCCTGATCATCCTGCCCTATTCGGCGGCGGTGGCGGCAGTCGGGCTTCTGGAAAGCCTGATGACGGCACAGATCGTGGACGAACTGACCGATACACCATCGAACCGCATCCGCGAATGCTATGGTCAGGGGATTGCCAACTTCTTTACCGGTTTCATCGGTGGCATGGCCGGTTGTGCGATGATCGGCCAGTCGGTAATCAATGTGAAATCGGGCGGGCGGTGCCGCCTTTCGACCTTCCTTGCCGGTATTTTCCTTCTGATCCTGATTGTGGTTCTGGGCGATCTGGTGGCGATCATTCCGATGGCCGCACTTGTCGCGATCATGATCATGGTATCAATCGGGACATTCAGCTGGTCCTCGATCAAGAACCTGCGCGAACATCCGCGCAGTTCATCCATCGTGATGCTGGCAACTGTTGTGACCGTGGTCGGCACGCATAACCTTGCGATTGGCGTTCTGATCGGTGTTTTGCTTTCCGGGATATTCTTTGCATGGAAAATCGCGCAGATCTTCCGGGTTACCAGCACGCTTTCAGCCGATGGCACGCAGCGAACCTACGAAGTGCGCGGGCAGATTTTCTTTGCCTCGGTCGAAGACTTCACCAAGGCATTCGATTTCCGCGAAGCCCTTGATAAAGTGACCATTGATGTCAGCCATGCTCATATCTGGGACATCTCAAGCGTTTCAGCTCTTGACATGGTCGTACTGAAATTCCGCCGTGAGGGGGCCGAGGTCGAGTTGATCGGTCTCAATGAAGCCAGCGAGACAATTGTTGATAAACTGGCCATCCACGACAAGCCCGGCGCACTTGAACGCCTGATGGGCCACTAA
- the acs gene encoding acetate--CoA ligase, translating to MSANVYPVSDDIAKGALIDKAKYDAMYKQSVEDPEGFWGEHGKRIDWIKPFTKVKNVSFDAKDLYIKWYEDGTLNVAANCLDRHLAKRGDQTAIIFEGDDPSVSEHITYKDLHERVCRFANALKSMGVGKGDRVVIYLPMIPAAAVSMLACARIGAIHSIVFGGFSPEALAGRVEDCGAKVVITSDEGLRGGRGVPLKRNADEALSHPGVKSVEKLVVVKHTGKDIAWNDARDVWYHEVCEAASPDCPPTEVNAEDPLFVLYTSGSTGKPKGVLHTSGGYLVYASMTHQYVFDYHEGDIYWCTADVGWVTGHSYIVYGPLANGATTLMFEGVPSYPDASRFWQVCEKHKVNIFYTAPTAIRALMREGESFVNKADLSSLRILGSVGEPINPEAWEWYHEHVGKRNCPIVDTWWQTETGGILITPLPGATDLKPGSATLPFFGVEPALLDNEGKELTGATDGNLVIKDSWPGQMRTVYGDHERFIQTYFSTFANVYTTGDGARRDEDGYYWITGRVDDVINVSGHRMGTAEVESALVAHAKVAEAAVVGVPHDIKGQGIYAYVTLNAGEEQTDELRKELVQWVRKEIGPIASPDYIQWSPGLPKTRSGKIMRRILRKIAANEYDQLGDTSTLADPGVVDDLIENRQNRK from the coding sequence ATGTCTGCGAACGTTTATCCCGTCTCCGACGACATCGCGAAGGGCGCGCTGATCGACAAGGCAAAATACGACGCCATGTACAAGCAGTCGGTCGAAGATCCCGAAGGCTTCTGGGGCGAACACGGCAAGCGCATCGACTGGATCAAGCCGTTTACCAAGGTCAAGAATGTCAGCTTTGATGCCAAAGACCTTTATATCAAGTGGTATGAAGACGGCACGCTGAATGTTGCAGCCAACTGCCTTGATCGTCATCTGGCGAAGCGCGGTGACCAGACCGCGATCATTTTCGAAGGCGACGATCCGTCCGTTTCCGAACATATCACCTACAAAGATTTGCATGAACGTGTCTGCCGGTTTGCCAATGCCCTGAAATCGATGGGTGTCGGCAAGGGTGACCGCGTTGTCATTTACCTGCCGATGATCCCGGCCGCAGCGGTTTCGATGCTGGCCTGCGCGCGCATCGGTGCGATCCATTCCATCGTGTTTGGCGGGTTTTCGCCCGAAGCCCTCGCGGGCCGCGTTGAAGATTGCGGTGCGAAGGTTGTCATCACATCGGATGAAGGCCTTCGTGGCGGGCGCGGTGTACCTCTGAAACGCAATGCGGACGAAGCCCTTTCCCATCCGGGTGTCAAATCCGTCGAAAAGCTTGTTGTCGTCAAGCATACCGGCAAGGACATCGCATGGAATGATGCGCGCGACGTCTGGTATCACGAGGTTTGCGAGGCAGCATCACCTGATTGCCCGCCGACCGAGGTCAATGCCGAAGACCCCCTTTTCGTTCTCTATACCTCGGGTTCGACCGGCAAGCCGAAGGGCGTTCTGCACACGTCGGGCGGTTACCTTGTTTACGCATCGATGACCCATCAGTATGTCTTTGATTATCACGAGGGTGATATTTACTGGTGCACGGCCGATGTCGGCTGGGTCACCGGGCACAGCTATATCGTTTACGGGCCGCTTGCAAACGGGGCGACGACCCTGATGTTTGAAGGTGTGCCAAGCTATCCGGATGCATCGCGTTTCTGGCAGGTGTGCGAGAAGCACAAGGTCAATATCTTCTATACCGCGCCGACCGCGATCCGTGCCCTGATGCGCGAAGGCGAAAGCTTTGTGAACAAAGCTGATCTTTCGAGCTTGCGCATCCTCGGCTCGGTGGGCGAGCCGATCAACCCCGAAGCCTGGGAATGGTATCACGAGCATGTCGGCAAGCGGAATTGCCCGATTGTCGATACCTGGTGGCAGACCGAAACCGGCGGCATCCTGATTACGCCGCTTCCGGGGGCGACCGACCTTAAACCGGGTTCGGCAACCTTGCCGTTCTTTGGTGTTGAACCGGCCCTTCTGGATAATGAAGGCAAGGAACTGACCGGCGCAACCGATGGCAACCTTGTGATCAAGGATAGCTGGCCGGGTCAGATGCGCACGGTTTATGGCGATCATGAACGGTTCATCCAGACCTATTTCAGCACATTCGCCAATGTCTATACCACCGGCGACGGTGCACGACGGGACGAAGATGGTTATTACTGGATCACCGGCCGCGTTGATGACGTGATCAACGTTTCGGGTCATCGCATGGGCACTGCCGAGGTTGAAAGTGCACTGGTCGCACATGCCAAGGTGGCGGAGGCCGCCGTGGTCGGCGTACCGCACGATATCAAGGGACAGGGCATCTATGCTTATGTCACGCTGAATGCCGGTGAAGAACAGACCGACGAACTGCGCAAGGAACTGGTTCAGTGGGTGCGCAAGGAAATCGGCCCGATTGCCAGCCCCGATTATATCCAGTGGTCACCGGGTCTTCCGAAAACCCGTTCGGGCAAAATCATGCGCCGTATCCTGCGCAAGATTGCCGCCAACGAATATGACCAGCTTGGCGATACATCGACCCTTGCCGATCCGGGCGTGGTTGATGATCTGATCGAAAACCGCCAGAACCGGAAATAG